The Branchiostoma floridae strain S238N-H82 chromosome 3, Bfl_VNyyK, whole genome shotgun sequence genomic sequence AATCATATCTTGTGTTATCTTCATCCTTGTAGTTGTACTCTTATAGGTctataaaacttacaaaattcaTACACCACAATAGAATGGAATAAGATTTAACATAATGGTTCTGAGCTTCTGACACTAACAGCTTGGTCTAATAAATCTGACACCTGTGTTTTAAGGACACAAAGGCACACGTCAGCATTGTTTTCCTCAAGACAGGCCCCTTTGCCTTTTGACAActgaataataatgatattatatatacaaGGTAACCCAGATCTTAGCATATTCAGTTCTGAATCTTTGCTGCCAGGTTTTTGACTTCTTCAAACAACTTCCTGAAATATAAGAAAAAAGAAGGTGTTCAAATATATACTAGAAGTTTGAGGTCTGACAATTCATTGTACTGAAGATGAAATAAGGACTTTGTTGATAAAAGACATCTACATGTTTAAGTATTAATTGTTCAGAGATGTTGCCTCTGAATGTGAAAGTACAGTTGAATTGTAGATATATACCTTTTAGCACTGTCCTCTCCCTCCTGTTCCTCCCCTGCCAGGTTCTGGGCCTGTTGTTTCACCACATCAGCACACTCCTTCAGTCTACCTGCTCTCCAGCCATCtacaacaacagtacaggaCTTCAGACATGTGACAAGCCAATCACACTTCTCCTTTCTCTTAACTGGCTGAACAGCTCACATTTGTTTGTGACTAAAAATTTGTATGGTTGATACTGAAATGAGCTGTAATGACTGAATAATAGCTAACCATATGCATGGCTAACAATATGACCAAAGTGTGTATGGGCGAGAAACTGAGATCAGCCAACCACTGCTAAGGTTACAAAATGACTGAGTTTTACATTGGTGTAACTAAGTTGAGGTGTAAGATTGGCCACTAAGGTTAATGAACTTATCACAATCATACATGCTAGATTTTCAggatatgaaatatttttcaattCTCTCTCAATAAGAGAGATTGCACAAGTCATGTGTTTTgttgatagatttttttgaaTCTCAAATATTTCTCTGCAAATCCCAGGTAGGTATTTCAAGCACATCAAACTTTCCTCCTGAATCTTGACATAAACAAAGTTATGAAGTCTTTCCAACCTTTCTGTAGTGTGTGCAGGATGAGCAAGGCTGCACAGTGTCCAGGCAGGCCCTGGAGTGCGCCTGACTCTGCACAGTGGCTCAACTCCTCCACAAAGAGTCTGGAGAAAACAGTGTGAAACAgcattattttctgttatgaTCATTTCATTAATCTATCATTTCTTTAAACTATCCTGTTCAGAAGGTATactggtatctcactggactgtgcTAAATTGTGAAAGGCATTTGCAAAGTGGCATAAACTCAGGCACGTCGGTGCCAATTTGTCCCCTGAAGTTGTGAGGTCTGTTGGAAATTTTGCAAAACAGCACAATTACTGCAAATCTACTTTTTATGAATCTTAATACTTGTactttcaattttgtttttaattcgAGGGCAACAAGGCAATTTCCGATAAAGCTGAAACTGAGAATGCAACATTCTGGGaggaaaaaatagcaaaaagtGTTGAGCACACCATATCCAGTAGCTACCCCCCTGCTGTAATACTTTTACATCTGTGTGGCATAGGGCtgtagaaatggagatgggtgctgccCTATACACCATTTGGTGTAGGAAGGACTCAACACTTACTGAGCTGAGGCAGCATTGATGTTGACAGTGGACAGGAGGAATGCTGACAATGTGGGCAGGTCAGAGATACGGTCACATGTCCCAAACTCTGCACCCTTCCGCACCGCGCTCGTCATTTCTGCCACTACTGCAGTCATGATGGTGGCCATGAAGTCATGGCTCAGGTTCTGGTTGGCGGAGCGGCGGTTCACATGGGCACGGACGATGGTTTGAAAGGCAGCTTTTGTATCCTGTAGCCTCTGGACGTCGTTTGGAAGggttaaacaaaacaaaatacaccaaGGTTTAACCAAGgaatacattttttgtgtgtagtcTGGATTGTTCGTCATTGATTTAAGGAGTGTTTTCTTTTGCTTGCACAATAGCAATGTATCAAACGACGGCAGATTAGGTAACATtttattagaaaaaaattgattttctgATCTGTGCCTCTCACAGCATTAGCATTGGCCAATCAGATACTAGCACCCTTGTTGCTGGATGaaagttaccagccaatcacattgTCACCTTCAGCAACAGGAGGGGtagtatctgattggctgatccTATGCAGCAAGGACTGATCACAGGCCAGTCCGACAGGGCTTTTGCTTGACAtacatttttcaacaacaacGCTTCATCCTTGTATACAAGGATGAAGCggttatgcaaataacttaacATGATCGTATTTCTTGCTAACTAGTCCAGCACATAAGGTCTAACCTGTCTGGCAGCATCCTTCTGCCTGCGTACGAGGTACACCTGTGTCTGAATGATGCTCTCCAACACACGGGGCACCAGCTCCTGCATCCTGTTGTCCTGTGGGGAGACTGCCGTCACGTCCACAACACGACAAGTCAGCATGCATACAGGCGTCAGGAGGTCCGCAGCTGAGTCTACAACACCACACAATAATGTAcacttttgaaaatgtaaagaaaaaaattatgcagGACTTAACAAGAAACATGAGCATGAAGTGTACACAAAGTCAGACAACATTTTTCAAACAAGTACAGAAAGAATGAGGTTCTGTGCCAATGCTGTTGGGGGATAAATGTAAGAGCCATACATGGAAAATTAGCTGTTTCAAACACTGTCTGTGCCCCACTGACCTGTGCTGAGAAGTACTCCTGCCAGCTGCAGCAGAGTACAGCATTGTTCATCAGAAAGCAAGCACAGCAGGACCAGGTCACCAGCTACCTGCAGAACAGTCTGAAAACACAACAACTTCAACTGTTCAACTATTCAATTATAACGGGATCAACATATAAAATGTCAAACTACTGTGCAtgtctttccaaaatttcttttcactgatgaaagatgatGTATGCTCAACATTGTACTACTATTCAGCAGTAAAGATTGATCTATACTCTATTACTAAATTTCTTGGATGAATTATCTTCACAAATGTAGTGTATTGTACAATAATGTACTTTTTCAATTCGAAAATCACTGTTGGAAAACTGGACACATTTCCACAATGTTGTATTACAAAAAGTTGACTTACAATTGGCaataatcattgatattgtgcaGTATCAGTATCTTACTTGTATGGTGTTCACAGCAAACACTCCTGTAGATACAGTGTTGGTGGCACCCTGGGTGTTCTCATTGTCAGGACGGTTCAGAGAAGGAACAAGCTTCTGGTCTGCCCAGTCTAATATCTGGCTGAAGAACTCACATGAAGGTGTCTCATTCTAAAGGCAAGcaaaaaagaaattacaaactacatgtacatgtcagtaTGCACAAAGTACACAGAAGAATGGACTTAATTTCATTGcagagctcaaaatacttttgtatattcaaACTATACAACTTGTACAATAATTTACCAGTTGAGGTCTTCAGTTGTACATTATAGACTAAGAGTAGTTTTACCTGCTGTTGCAGATGTACTTGGAGAAGACAATAGGACTGCAAAGCCCTCAGCAGAAACTCATCTGATAGAAGCTCATGGGTCAAGGGTCGTCCTGTCACCAGACGATCCTCAATACAGGTCTGCTCATCGTAATGGAAAACAGATTACACACGTTAAACAACTGTAGCCATGCCATGCTTATTTGTGGGTTGTAGGTTCgatctacatgtaaatctaaCTATTGATGTTGCACACTGTCTTGCGTGCTACCCGTAAGACTTACAGTCCTCAGGATGGGACATTTAAGTCCTGTGTTTGAAGACagccacaccccaggcacgtAACAGATCTCACCATACTACAATTCAAGTTAAGAGGAGGTGCATGTTCCAGTTTGAATGGTccatcaaaccttacagtctggacTTATGCAACTTGTACTTGACGTCTTAAAGTCATGTATTATGCCTTGAGGTGATTGGTCAGTTACACGAACAACAAAAGAAGGAACTTCTATTGGGACCAGGTGTACACATGAGCTTAGCAATCCGATACAAATACTAGCAAATACACAGAAATTTAAAAATGTTAATAATAGCGCCTGCACTTGCCATAACCCCCTGTAGTTTCTCACTGATTGCAGACAGCTGTTCCGTGTGCGTGTCCAGGGCACACTCCCGACACAGGTACTCTGCAAATATGTAATCCAGCATGTCCAGGGCCAGCATGGGCTGGGGCTGGTGGGGGTCCACAAACATCaccctcttcttcttcttacccTTTTTCTGGCTTTCCTGTATTGTGGTGTGAGAGTTAGCCATTGAATACAGTACATGACAAGGACTTTTATTGTAggtaatttgtaaaaaaatcaaagatcAATCAAGTCATTATAGTCAGATTTTGATAAAGCACTATTGATCATCTTTGTAGCCACGCTTTCATAGTTACTTTAAGATTTAAGACCATTCAGAATACTTTATATACAGGTATATAGAAAGACTACATCTTGTCTACTTACAGTGGTCCAGGAATTAAAAGTAGTCACTCAATAGACAGTAGTTTACGACTCAGTCATTGGCTGTAGTTTACGACATGAttcttcatatacatgtacatttgtattagaagaaacgaaacaaaatgtttacaaTTGTATGGGACCATCATTGAAATTTCCAGAAGCTGTATATGAACTACTTGCAGTGAAAACAAATGTTTGCATTATCGAGCTGACCTCACTGTCACCCATGTCGTCTTGCTCCTTCTGACCATGCAGTGCAACGGTCAGCCACTCGGTCACCAGCTCCAGCACATCCCCCAGCCGGCCCCAGTTGGCCAGACAGCTGACCAGCGGCCCAAACTCTAAGGCTGGTGTTGGCCAGCTCATCCCTTTTAGCTTGGACACCACACCACAGCTGAAAGTCAACATATAAATACCAACTTTAACATACATGAATGTGCTATTACATACATCACATAATTAATTTCTAAAAGTAGGATTTTCTGTGTGCATACTGTGCTGAGCCATTGAAAAGCATCTAGCGCAAACTTCTCTGTTACACGACATAGGACCAGGGTTCTAGCTGGTAAATTTTGTGTATGGGGCCACCGTACTAAATTAAGGACCATTAAGCATTATTTTCAAATAGTGTAATGGTACTTTTATATCTATATGTACTTGTTTGATGATTAAAAGCTTCAGAGGACAAATGACCCTCCTAGCTGACAAGAGATATTTGAATTACTGTTGTAAACTATTGGTCTGTCTTCCAACAATAATCCTAGCTACACATTGCAGCTATTACGCTGTATAGTGCTATGTACCAGTTACCTGAATGTAGGAATAGTATCAGCTTTGAGGAAACAAGCTAGCTGAACCAGTGCTTGATGACAGCGCGCATCCTGGGTAATAAAAAATATAGTAAATTTCAGACTATTAGTATCACATTCTCACACCACAGCAATGGTCAGAGatgctgcattttttttactaagtTAGTAACTGTTGTTTATGTGCATATGCAATAGATTACTAGTACATTTCCTATCAGCAGGtcttgtaatacatgtacaaacgtgCTACACAGATTTGCATGTAATATCCTGAACGTTCACTTTCGCCTGAAAAATACTCCTGACTTTTTATCATTTTGCATGTagatttttcaaattgtacaaaaccTTTGCAAACATGCAGTTTTGCATGTCACTCACTCCCACTCATTATccggttaaaaaaaaaagtatcttgAGTACTGGACTTACATGGAACACCTTCAGGAAGTCTGGCAGGCATCGGGCAAACTTGTTCCTGAGCTTCTGTTTCCATTCACCATTCCCAGGCTGCAATGAagtaatgaaatacatgtatgtttatagcAAACTGTTTGCATCTCAGAACATTCAGTAACACTAAAATGGAATGGGTAATGTAAACCAAGCATGGAAAAGAActtaatgacatacaaaaatatgaaaCTCTATAACACAGCTTGGGATTCTATGTCGTGTTTTGGTGTTTCAACCATAGATGAATCCATTGTATCCAATACTGACaacttatgtcatacctgtgacgcgaaaacgttcgatacgggtgttccggaccggctgataactttccgtacggcccgggcttatcacacgggctccattcgaataaatcgaactgtttcgagtgggccgagtacggcgccagacgttggaacattactgttgcaacgctatTTTTTcaagggcaacaaatttgttcaacttctggcgcatttcgcatcaaaacagtggttttctcaggtgggtatgacataaataaaatacaacatagtGTATTCCTCATCACCCTCGgccccagccctcccgcgggtcggatcaccctccagccttcgggcgatccgacccgcagtcgggctggtacctcgggtgcaacggaatacaccgtgttgtattctatatttatcatacTGTACATTAGACCAGAGTGCAATCCTGTATGTGTACCTGTGAGAGTTCTCTGGTACTGGCTGCCCACAGTAAGGCCATGGCCTCCAGAAGTCCAGCCATGGTGCTGGTGTCTGCCACTGACAGGTCCTCATCTGCAGAAAACACAGGCTTATGATTTGCTGACATCTCTGAAATTTGTCCTAATGTGGGCACTGATTGGCTAAAAACTATGTCATAGTGTCACACCAAATGCGGTCACCTCATCTGCATAAAACCACAGGCTTGTGACTTGCTGACATCTCTGAAGTCTGTTCTAAGGTGGGCACTAATTAGCTAAAAACTATAACACATTGATTGTCAAATATGATaagttcatgaatattcataaatCATAACTATGAGGTCCAAGAAGTTCCAGAAGGTAATTTGACCCCCTCTCGTCTACCCAACTCTCTAGCCAAACCACATCTAAACCGAAAGGTCACCAAGTATGGAACAGTCAAAGGTTTGACATTACCTGAGATGTTTTCTTTCTCCTCCAGACTTTCTTCTGTGTTGTTTGGGTCAGTAGCGAGAGCTCTCAAGGTCAGCTGCCACACATAATGACACAGCAACAGCATGTACTTTACTGTATCAAACAGAACAAACAACATTAAACATGGAAGACATTAGAGCAGGTAAATTCACTGTTTTAAAGACTTTTAAATTTGGTGCATACAGTACTGCATTCTATGCTGAGCACTCAAAACTTGCTGAGAAAAAGGTATGGAAGTTGAATAAACAGTGGTACTAGTGGACTAGCTCCTGGCTGTAGTTGTAGAGCTGTGTGGTCCAAGGGCTAAAGAAACGGAGATTAGCATATTTGGTGTTGGAAGGACTTTGACTATGCCCATCATTAGTACACACATCCATTATTGTATATTGAATGATATTGAGCCATAACAAACCCTCCCAACAAAAGACTTTCTTCTGCCAACTGACCTGTATCCCCAATGGCCATGCAGTTGGGTGCCAGCTGGAAGAAACGCCGGGCTGTCTGGGGGTTTTCCTGTATCAGGTAGATCGCTCTTTCCAGGATTTTGGCGCTGTCCTTTTGCAGTGGCACGAAGGAGTTGAAAAGCAGAGTGACCAGGATGGTTGCAGTCTGTACCTTGTCCACAGCAATACGTGCCATGATGTGGTCTAGGGGTACCACATCCCAGAACTATGGTcaacaacatacaaacattttgGTCTATGATCAACAGTGTAAACTTTTCGTtatgtacgtcgatgaaggttagacatccaggtgcgccaaaaaagcagttactacTTAAGAAACTAGATATGGTattggaaatggtcaaacgtttcagacaaccatccggtgtcttttgtcagtgccACTGGTGTTTTTCATTAATAATGTGTTCTACTAAACACTGATGAGCTTTCCTTCAAAGATATGAATGCTACTGACTGGTTTTCTCATCAAAGAAGTGTAGCTAATTTTATGTAATAAATGATCttacacatacatttttatGCTCTTTGAGAACCAAGCATAAACTTGCCCCTGACCTTGATGGCACGAACACTCTTGATCTTCAACAGGAGCTGTGCGAAGGCCAGCCGCACTTTCTCCGACTTGTCATGGATGTGGTTCCTCAGGCGTGGCAGCATGGTCTTGAGCAGGGGGTGGCTCAGGGGACACTGTTCCAGCACAAACATGATACCCTGTGGAGGGACACAGTCTTCGTTAACCCTAATAGTTCACCTCAACTGTCTGTTACAAATAGCATAGATGCatgcttttagccaggcatgcgtcaaggtAAGGCCTTACTTTCATGCGCTTTTCTTAAAttttaaaataacaagaaattggacgcactagccgcccttaccctggggagcagatcctctaaCTAGCATAAAATTTTAaatgaccagggatgccactaggtcatttgtggtcacaaaAGCCTGGATAGATgtttttttgtctctttttatTCCTACCTTGAAGACAGCTGCCCTGACATCTGCTGAGTTACAGTCGTTAGCCATGTCATCTATGACTCTCTTGAGGAAATCCTGCACCACAGTGGCCGGGATGAGCTCCCAGTACAAGCCAACGATTCGGCAAACACCGCGAACGGCAATCAGTCGCAGCATGGGCTCTGGGTCTTCAAGCAAAGACTGGAGGAGGATACATAATTCATTACACGCCAAGAGAAATCCATTGG encodes the following:
- the LOC118412278 gene encoding condensin-2 complex subunit G2-like; amino-acid sequence: MSTEEESVETVLHRDKFLQVLKQEAPSADSFANYLKLHDDRNSQLDLLELYQTLNRRQVLQLWSTLQEVCNHHVMSGPFSEDDEQLEQLPVGERKQVVRKTAGIVQGVITMATIAISQESPIVPDTLQDIVLVLHGILPSLPEPAVQLKTQISALCEKWWLKNLSQKENVVYNAIMFFLKQSLEFKAKAGSVKRVWGLRQVLNLFSYQDETMEELQQLLLLCVINKTYLGAAEGRRFLTFLFGLHPNFTDKLHKTIKNQLPTASKAVQKYYGEIYFNAWNIAEGLFKEKIEICLQDLMYRAIHADRSGPKSLADNLQLLLSFVHQQKHKPGVDDMLYTLYKPILWRSLKVANPVVRTNAAVLLVDAFPLQIPDAPVEERDQNMQKQLDILWSLLEDPEPMLRLIAVRGVCRIVGLYWELIPATVVQDFLKRVIDDMANDCNSADVRAAVFKGIMFVLEQCPLSHPLLKTMLPRLRNHIHDKSEKVRLAFAQLLLKIKSVRAIKFWDVVPLDHIMARIAVDKVQTATILVTLLFNSFVPLQKDSAKILERAIYLIQENPQTARRFFQLAPNCMAIGDTVKYMLLLCHYVWQLTLRALATDPNNTEESLEEKENISDEDLSVADTSTMAGLLEAMALLWAASTRELSQPGNGEWKQKLRNKFARCLPDFLKVFHDARCHQALVQLACFLKADTIPTFSCGVVSKLKGMSWPTPALEFGPLVSCLANWGRLGDVLELVTEWLTVALHGQKEQDDMGDSEESQKKGKKKKRVMFVDPHQPQPMLALDMLDYIFAEYLCRECALDTHTEQLSAISEKLQGVMTCIEDRLVTGRPLTHELLSDEFLLRALQSYCLLQVHLQQQNETPSCEFFSQILDWADQKLVPSLNRPDNENTQGATNTVSTGVFAVNTIQTVLQVAGDLVLLCLLSDEQCCTLLQLAGVLLSTDSAADLLTPVCMLTCRVVDVTAVSPQDNRMQELVPRVLESIIQTQVYLVRRQKDAARQRLQDTKAAFQTIVRAHVNRRSANQNLSHDFMATIMTAVVAEMTSAVRKGAEFGTCDRISDLPTLSAFLLSTVNINAASAQLFVEELSHCAESGALQGLPGHCAALLILHTLQKDGWRAGRLKECADVVKQQAQNLAGEEQEGEDSAKRKLFEEVKNLAAKIQN